The following are encoded together in the Novipirellula caenicola genome:
- a CDS encoding aldo/keto reductase codes for MSVAALPTRPLGNTGLELPILSFGASSLGAEFRNVEISEVFASVHAALELGMNLIDTSPYYGRGMSEVMLGVALKDIPRDQYMLCTKLGRYDVNHFDFSAKRVAESIDVSLHRLRTDHLDIVLCHDIEFVPLGQIIEETLPAVRKAQAEGKVRCVGISGYPMKAFNEVAAQADLDCIMSYNQYTLQNTRLVDDVLPALRPKGVGIMNAGPFAARLLTNAPLPSWHKDSQEVRQAARRAAELCEQRGVDIAKLALQFSCSHPDLATTVAGSANPENIRKWADWISQPIDEELLADVLKLFEPVHNISHREGLAENN; via the coding sequence ATGAGTGTCGCAGCGCTTCCCACACGTCCCCTTGGCAATACTGGACTCGAGTTGCCGATCCTTAGCTTCGGAGCGTCATCGCTCGGGGCCGAGTTTCGCAACGTTGAAATATCTGAGGTTTTCGCCAGCGTCCACGCGGCGCTCGAACTTGGCATGAACTTGATCGATACGTCGCCCTACTATGGTCGCGGGATGTCGGAAGTCATGTTGGGCGTTGCACTCAAAGATATTCCTCGTGACCAGTACATGCTTTGTACGAAGTTAGGCCGCTACGACGTGAACCATTTCGATTTTTCGGCAAAGCGGGTGGCCGAAAGCATCGACGTCAGCTTGCATCGATTGCGGACCGACCATCTCGACATTGTGCTTTGCCATGACATCGAGTTTGTGCCGCTCGGACAAATTATCGAAGAGACGCTTCCGGCCGTCAGGAAGGCGCAAGCCGAAGGCAAGGTCCGCTGCGTCGGGATCAGCGGCTATCCGATGAAGGCGTTTAACGAAGTCGCCGCCCAAGCAGACCTCGACTGCATCATGTCGTACAACCAATACACGCTGCAGAACACACGGCTTGTCGATGACGTGTTGCCGGCGTTGAGGCCGAAGGGGGTCGGGATCATGAACGCGGGGCCTTTTGCGGCGCGGTTGTTGACCAACGCACCGCTGCCGAGTTGGCATAAAGATTCGCAAGAAGTTCGCCAGGCCGCGCGTCGTGCCGCTGAGCTTTGTGAACAGCGAGGCGTTGATATCGCGAAGCTTGCACTTCAATTTTCGTGCAGTCATCCCGATTTGGCGACGACCGTGGCTGGCAGCGCCAATCCCGAGAACATTCGCAAGTGGGCTGATTGGATTAGCCAACCGATCGACGAAGAACTGCTCGCAGACGTTTTGAAACTATTTGAACCCGTCCACAATATCAGCCATCGTGAAGGGCTAGCGGAGAATAACTAA